The Pelodiscus sinensis isolate JC-2024 unplaced genomic scaffold, ASM4963464v1 ctg56, whole genome shotgun sequence genome contains the following window.
ggggggaggggggggcccctgcagggggggagagggggggccgcccctgcagggggggagggggggggcccctgcagggggggagaggggggggccgcccctgcagggggggggggcggaggaggagggagagggggggccgcccctgcagggggagaggagggagaggggggccgcccctgcagggagaaggggggagccgTACCTGCAGGCCGCTCCTCTTGCTCCAGGTGAAGGCAGCCCCGGGGTACCCGCTCAGCGCCAGGAGCAGCTCGTGAATCATCCTGCAGCTAGGAGCGGGCTCCCGCAAAGGCCCCTGGGACCTGTAGTCCCGCTCCTCGCACAGCCCGACGGGAGCGGCTGCTCCCGCAAAGGCCCCTGGGACCTGTAGTCCCGCTCCTCGCACAGCCCGACGGGAGCGAGGCCCCAGGCGTGCGGGGGCGCTCTCGGGCCGGTCGCCTGCCCAGCTCGTGCTCTGCAGCCCCCCGGCCCGGGCCCGGTCTCTCGTCCCGGGGGCAGCGCCCCGCCTGCCCTGCGCCGCGCGAGGACCGTCTCTTTCTTTCGCTCGGAGCGGCCTCGGTTCCCGCTTCGCAAAGGgcccgcggccccgccccgccccgcccggagCCAGACCCCGCCCCGAGCCAGAcctcgcctggccccgccccgccccgagcCAGACCtcgcctggccccggccccgagcCAGAcctcgcccggccccgcccccgcccggccccgagCCAGAcctcgcctggccccgccccgccccgagcCAGACCTCGCCTGGCTCCGCCCCGGCCCCGAGCCAGAcctcgcctggccccgcccccgccccgcccggccccgacCCAGAcctcgcctggccccgcccccgccccgcccggccccgagCCAGAcctcgcctggccccgcccccgccccgagccagacctcgcctggccccgccccgccccgagccagacctcgcctggccccgcccccgccccgcccggccccgacCCAGAcctcgcctggccccgccccggccccgagCCAGAcctcgcctggccccgcccggccccgacCCAGAcctcgcctggccccgcccccgccccgagccagacctcgcctggccccgccccgccccgagccagacctcgcctggccccgcccccgccccgcccggccccgacCCAGAcctcgcctggccccgcccccgcccggccccgacCCAGAcctcgcctggccccgcccccgccccgagccagacctcgcctggccccgccccgagccagacctcgcctggccccgcccccgccccgagccagacctcgcctggccccgccccgagccagacctcgcctggccccgccccgccccgcccaacaGACTGAGCGCGGGCCCCGAAACGGCCCCTCAGAGATTGAAGCGGGCCCCGGGTCTGGTTACCGGCCAGTGCTCGAGCGCGGagcgatcccccccccccccgaagggccCTGGGGCAGCGCTGTTCCGCGGGCGGGGCGATTTGTAAGCACGAGAGGCAGAGCTGAGACTCGCCCAGCGCTGCCCTGAGGCGGGGCCGCTGTGGAGTCTTTGTGCTGAAGCTCGGTGCAGCGCTGCTCTTCGGAAGTGTctggggctgcacttttctaccCAAGAAGCGAGGCTCAGGGAGTGGAGTTTTGAGGGAATTGTCTCTGCCTAGGAACTGGAATATTGCCATTACGCACTGTGGCTgcctctagactggcaggattttgcgcaaatacttttaacagaaaagtttttacattaaaagtatgtgcgcaagagagcgtctacactggcacaggtgcgtttgcgcaaaagcatccgggccagtgtagacgctctcttgcgcaagaaagctctgatggccattttagccatcgggctttcttgcgcaagaaattaacttgcctgtctacactggccctcttgcgcaagaatacttgtgcaaaagggcttatccctgagcgggagcgtcaaagtatttgtgcaagaaccactgatttggtacagtacaaagtcattgttcttgcgcaaatactcgtggccagtgtagacaggcagcaagattttgcgcaaaatcttgccagtttagacgcaccctGTTACTAGCTGAATTCATTTACAAGACAACACTGTAACTTCAGTAAAGTATTTAATGCCAGCAGTGTGCTCTGTACTGTATTTTACATAAAAGTCAGTCTCTGCTCCCTAAGAGCTTACAGCCAAAACCACGGAGACGGAGAAGATGGTTTTACAGAGCTGGGAGTAACTATTTTTCATGTATAGACATTTATTGTCGGTACCAGGAAAGAAGTCACTTGTCTTAAAGACAAGTTAGCAAGATGCTACCTCTGAGTTTTTCCTCTCTTCAGATTCAACACTCATTTTCTCAAGATGTGTATGATTTTCATGGGAACTTGAAGTTAATTTAAGACCTGAACTGACTACCAAACAGCTAACAGgtaattttttttcctcatttggTTTGGGTTGTTTCTCTGTCAGTagacttttttttcttattaatCTGATTAAACAAACACTGAGTATTGAGATTTACAAATCCATTGCTGCTTGGTGTATTGTAAGGTTTCACAACCCTAGCCTACATCCAAGTTTCAAGTGTTGTCTAGCATCCCACTGAGTATTACTGTTAAGATTTGTAATGCATTGTGACAGTCCACTGAATATCAAACATGCAATTAATTGACACAAATATAGAGGCTCATTGGGCAGGAAATGTTCATTTTAGAAAGAATCACAATATAGAagtatattttctattttatggGTGAATGAGATTTTACCAGAAAGAACACATTAGTCCTAAACTCAGACTGCTCCTTCAGCTTTGGGGCATACAGTCCCATTCTGTTATCTTGGACACTTACTGGACCAACTTTTTGTTTATCAACAGTTTTCTGTGCAAAGACAATTATTTGCTATCATCTTATTCTGATGTTTTAAGTCTTTTCAGTTTTCTTAATTGGAATCAGGGTTTGCAAAAAAGAGTCACTGAAGAGAAAACAGCTCAGTGTGCTCCAGTGATCAAAAAGGCTAACAGCATGGTAGGAACTGTgaggaaaaggatagaaaataagacagaaaatataatgccactatataagtCAATAGTGTATTTATTTCTTGCGTATTGGGTTCATTTCTGGTGGTTCTATCTGAAAAAAATATAGTGGAACTGGAAAAGatttagagaagggcaacaaaaacgatcaAAGGtttggaacagcttccacatAAAAAGAGGCTAAAAGGTTTAGagctgttcagcttagaaaagagacaactaagaggggatatgagaaaggtttataaaatcatgaatgttgAATGTGACTGGATGTATCAGACCCTGAGGTCCCCTGCTGAAGCCTACCACACCCTGCCCCAAAAAGGGAGCAGTGCTAGTATGGTATAgaaaggaactgaaagggagcaTCCAATCAGGAAGAGGATGCAAACTAATTagctgtagctgaaacaaaatacaggactatgtagcactttaaagactaacaagatggtttattagatgatgagctttcgtgggccagacccacttcctcagatcaaatagtggaagaaaatagtcacaaccatatataccaaaggatacaattttaaaaaaatgaacacacatgaaaaggacaaatcacattacagaacagaagggggatttgggggggggggaaaggaaggtgaatgccagtgagttaatgatattagaggtggggaaggggaaatgtctgtgagttaatagaattagaggtgataattggggaagctgtctttgtaatgtgtaagatagccggGGTCTTTGTGAAGTccggtgcggagagtgtcgaattttagcatgaatgccagttcagaggattccctttcaagtgcagatttgaatgtcttctgaagtaggatgcaggtcagcaggtcattgagactgtgtcctttctggttgaaatgacaagcaactgttttttctttgtgatcctgtctaatgtctgttttgtgggcattgattctttggcgaagtgtctgagacgtttgtccaatgtacatagcagacggacactttcggcacatgatagcatagattatatttctggaggcgcaggaatatgtattcttgatcttgtaactcacttggttaggcccaataatggtgtcagcagagtgaatatgtggacaaacaAACTTTCcctttgttgcaagggaaagtaccagggttggtattagtgtggtatgtcctgtggttgttggtaagaatcatcttgagattaggtggttgtctataggagactatgggtctgtctcccagagcttcttggagtttagtgtcctgttccagtataggctgtaatctattgataatgtgttggacaggtataagttgggagctgtaggtgatgacaagtggtgttctattgttggttttcttgggtctgtcttgtagtagatggtttctaggtattcgtttggctctttcaatttgcttttttatttctccaggtgggtagttgaggtttataaatgcttggtagagatcctgaagtttctggcctctgtctgtggaatttgagcagatgcggttgtatcgaagggcttggctatagatgatggatcgtatggtgtgtgctggatgggagctggaagcatgtaggtaactgtatgagtcagtgggttttctgtagagggtggtgtctaattttccattgttgatttgtactgtggtgtccaggaaatggatctctcgtgtggaatggtccaggccgaggttaatggtggggtgtaggttgttgaaatctctgtggaatgtctccagtgtttcttggccatgcgtccagatcataaagatgtcatcgatgtagcgtaagtagagaaggggtaaaaggggacgggagttgaggaaacgttgttctaggtcagccataaagatattagcagactgtggggccatgcgtgtacccatggctgtgccgctgatctggaggtataagttgttctcaaactggaaataattgtgggtgagaacgaagttacataggtctgctaccaggttggcagtggtgtcctctgggatagtgtttctaatagcttgtaatccgtcttcatgtgggatgttggtgtatagtgcttctacatccatggtggcaaggatggtgttattggggaggttatcgatgttttgtagtttccttaggaagtcagtagtgtctcggagatagctgggggtgttggttgcgtagggtttgaggagagagtctacatagctggatagaccagtagtgagtgtgccaataccagagatgatggggcatccggggtgtccaggtttatggatcttgggaagcagatagaaaaatcctggtcgggggtcggaaggtgtttctgtgtggatttgttcccgagtagctgtagggaggcttttaaggagacagagtaatttcttttggtattccgaggtaggatcagaggagagaggtttgtaaaatgtggtgttggagagttgtctggttgcctcttggttataatcggccttattcataatgaccacagcaccacctttgtcagctggtttgattataatgtccaggttgtttttgagactctggatggcatgttgttcagcgtggctgagattgtgtgtcgcttgttgttgtttgcgaataatgtcagtctgtgcgttgttgcggaagctttgtatatagaaatctagattgtaattccgaccgtctgGGGGAGTCCTacttatttgaagtaggaataagatcctccggaaaagggcgctttttccggaggatcggggccagtgtagacgctcttttccggcttttctaaaagccggaaaaaagcggcggacatttttatttaaatgccgcgggggatatttaaatcccccgcggatttccctattgcgatctctgaaattaacatgtcccttccggaaaaggggccaatgtagacgagcccaaacagtaaaagtctaaataataaaatgggtgaactagagtgcctcattttaaaggaggatattgatataataggcatcacggaaacttggtgaAATGAGGACAatcacagtcataccagggtacaaaatatatcggaaggacagaacagatcaggctggtgggggagtggcactatatgtgaaagaaaatgtagaatcaaatgaagtaaaaatcttaaatgagccaaaatgttccatagaatctctatggatagtaatttcatgctccaattataagaatataacagtagggatctattattgaccacctgaccaggacagtgatagtgactatgaaatgctaagggagattagagaggctatcaaaataaaaaactcaataatagtggggggaTTTCAACTGTTcctatattgactgggtacacttCATCTCAGGATGGGATGCGATGCacagataaaatttcttgatatcttaaatgactgcttcttggagcagctggctcTGGAACCCACAATgggatttagtcctaagtggagtgcaggatctggtccaaaaggtaaatataactggatcgCTTGGAAACAGAGACcctaatgtaataaaatttaatatctctgtggtgggaaaaacacctcagcaggccaacactgtggcatttaatttcagaaaggggtacacaaaaatgaggaggatagttaaacagaaattaaaaggcatagtgacaaaagtaaaatttctgcaagctgcatggaagcttttcaaagacaccataatagaggcccaacttaaatgtacagcctctctccgagttacaaacgagttatggaccaaacattTGGCCGTAACTCggtcccattgagttacacgtgaccgcgctgtttgtaagtgcgggtcgcgttcgtaactcggtgACCGCCTTTACAACCGCTCCATGGGAGTGGctgtatacctcaaattaaaaaacacagtaagaaaaccaaagaagtgccaccgtggcttaacaaccaagtaaaagaagcagacacagataaaaagacatcttctaaaaagtggaagtcaaatcctaatgaggaaaatataaaggaacataaactttgtcaaattaagtgtaaaaatataataagaaaagccaaaaaggagtttgaagaactgCTAGCAGAAACTCAAaatgtaatagcaaaatgttttttaagtacatcagaagcaggaagctggctgataaagtcattgcggagaaactaaatgaattctttgcttcagtcttcacggctgaggatattggggagattcccaaaccagagccattctttttaggtgatgaCATCTCAGGAATTGTCCCTGATTGACgtttcattagaggaggtttggaaCAAATtcataaacttaatagtaacaagtcaccgggaccagatggcattcacccaagagttctgaaagaactcaaatgtgaaattgcagaactattaactgtggtttgtaactgatcctttaaatcagcttccgtacctaatgactggaagatagctaatgttaCGCCAATATTTATAAAGGtctctagagatgatcctggcaattacagactgaaatctaatgtcagtaccgggcaaattagttgaaactatagtaaagaataaaactgtcagtcacatagataaacataatttgttggggggaaagttaacatggtttctgtaaagagaaatcatgccatgcttatctgctagagttctttaagggggatccagtgcatatggtatacttagatttcccgaaagcctttgacaagatccctcaccatagtaaagtaagttgtcatgggataagagggaaggttcttccatggattgataactggttaaaagacagaaaacaaagggtaggaataaatggtaagttttcagagtagaGGGAGGTAACAGGTGAGTCCCCAAAGGGTCTCTCCTGGGACTAATCGTATTTAACTTATttgtaaatgatctagagaaaggggtgaacagtgaggtggctaaatttgcagatgataccaaactgctcctGATAGTAAAGTCCAAAGCAGACCTCAaagagatctcaccaaactaagtgattgggcaacaaaatggcaaatgaaatgtaatgttgataaatgtaaggtaatgtacattggaaaaaataatcccaagtacACATacaatttggctacaactacttgagagagatcttgtagccgttgtggatagttctctgaaaacatctactcagtgtgcagcagcagtcaagaaaGCAAATAGAGTATtaggaatctttaaaaaaggatagcgaataagacagaaaataactTATTGTCTCTataataaatccatggtacacccacatcttgaatactgtgtacagatgtggtcgcctcatctcaaaaaagatactttggccttggaaaaggttcagaaaagggcaaaaaaatgattaagggtttggaatgggttgcatatgaagagagattaaaaaaaccttggacttttcagcttggaaaagaggagactaaggggggaatatgatagaggtctataaaacatgaCTGGTGTGGCAAAagggaaggaaaagttattcacttattcccacaatataagaactaggggccacacaattaaatgaataggcagcaggtttaaaacaaaaagaagtttttcttcactcagcacacagttaatctgtggaactccttgccagatgacaTGGTCAaggttagaactttaacagggttctataaaaagagctagattgattcatggagtttaggtccatcaatggctattagccaggatgggtaggaatggtgtccctagcctctgtttgtctggaaatgggtgacaagagagggattacatgaggattacctgttgtgttccctccctctgggtcgtctggtattggccactgtcggcagacaagatactgggctagaggaccattggtctgacccagtctggctgttcttatatatAGGGTTGGAGGGCTCAGAGTTGCTGGGGATTGTGGGCCTCCAACATTATTGGCCACAGGCAGAGTGGCCTAACCTCAGAGAAAAGAGTGTTGCAGACCCAGAGAAAGGGACTAAAGACTCTGAAAAGGGTCAGCATTTGTGGATTCTGAGACACCCCAGCAGGGGATCAGTGTGAAGAGAGACTCAGCTGGAGAGCTGGGGTCAGAGACTGGCCACTAAAGGTGAAGAGTCTCAGGAGAGGAAACACTGGGAGCATGGCCCCATACCGGGGCCAAGAGCAACAGGAGCTGTGCAAGTGAGGGAGAAGCCCCAGAGCCCAGCAGAAGATGTGGGGCTGAAATCCCCAGCTCATGAGCTCTAGATACccttgtccttttcatgtgtgttcatttttttattgtatcctttggtgtatatggctgtgactattttcttccactacttgatctgaggaagtgggtctggcccacgaaagctcatcacctattaaaccatcttgttagtctttaaagtgctacatagtcctgttctttgtttcagctacaccagactaacatggctacatttctatcactagtggCCGAAGGCGCAGTGCTGAATCTCCAAATCCCCCCTCTGTGTGGAGATCTAAGCCCCTCTTTTTCCCATCTCCCTGTATAGAGCTGGTTCTCAAGCTGTGGAGAAATTCAGCCCAACTCTGCCCACATTGGTATCTCCATTTTCCCCATCATCACAAGCCATGAATGCATCTAGCCTAGGAGGCAGGCTCAGCATTAGCCCCATTTggcaggtgtgagctagaggtgAACTGAATGTCCCAAGGCTAAGCAGGGAGCCTGTGATGGAGTAGCATCCCTTCCTATCAGAGGAGggaaccctcctctccccctagGTGTGCCTGAGTGGGGGGGAGCATTAGACAGAGCCACCAGGGGCTGGGTAGCAAAGAGAGATGGGGGGGAAAAAGATGGGTGAGAAGCAAGAAGGGAGAACACAAGGAAGGGGAGCCAGGACTTAGAGAAGAAACAAGAGAGGATACAGGGCCGAGAGAGTGataggaagggagaggggaaaggctcCCCATGGCTTGTCCCTCCTAGCCACCTTCTTGCCACAGCCAACAGTGGCCCTCAGCTTCCAAACAGGCCTTAAGCTGGGGTGAAGCACAGATCTAATAGCCAGCTTGTCCCATATACTGTAATTCATGAATATGTAATGATGTTGATGACATTAAGATCTCAATGGTAGACACACATTCAGTAACTAGACTATGAAACGTGTATGAATACACTGAAAATCGACAGATTTGGGCGAAGGCTGAgccgcttccttccccccccccccccccaagcaaacATACCTAGCGGGAGGaagagagtggagacagaaaagACTGGAGTGGAGGTGGTCAGGGGCAGAACCAGGATGAGGCACCACTGGCAAAACCAAAAGATAGCATCTATGTTGACAACAGATATGGTAGGAAAGCAGAGGGATATGGCTTCCAGGGTATTGTTACCCTCTTTGAATGAGAGATACAATTTACAGAAGAGATGGGCAAGCTGGTGTTCAAcagtagggggtgggggagtgcatgtgACCAAATAGAGCCAGCCAGCATCTGAGATGAGCATTTCAGGAGGTACATACCTGAATTACAGTTTGTACTGAGTCACTAGGGAGTGTAGATAACTTGTATCAGTGGGCCCACTGGTGTCAGCAACTGCCTCCAGGACACAGCAGCGATCAAGTCCAGATCTACAGCCTTCAGGACAGAGGAGACATGTTCTCACTTGGATTGTGTGAGTTCAGAAAGCCAGCAGAAGAATAAATTTGCACCTCAGTTTCTGTACACAGTTTCTAGCTAAAGGGTGAAATTCTGTCCTCATTTACTCCTGTGAAACTTCTACGGTGAACATATAGCAACAGCGCAGGTAAGAAGGGCCCAACCAAATTCATGATTGATTTTAATTAATTTCAAGGtcagaggattttaaaaaatggtaaatgTCATTCATGAGTTCAGTTATTGAAATCTACAATTTCATGATAGTGTAACTAGGAATGCTGACCCAAAAGGAGTTGTGGGGAGAGGGTTGCAAATGTCACCCTTCTGCCATGCAGTGTCTGCAGCAGCCACCACTGGAcatgggttcaatatctaggggttcctttccaTGCATCCGACACAGAGCTGGCTCAAGCCCatacccagtaacctgggaaattcacacaacacccctgggcgcctctgagagacATGATGACTATCACCCAGCCATCTCTGGTCATTGTGTGCACCCTTTTCTGCAACAATGGGACAATATCACATCAGGCCAATGAGTCTTAGAGACTATCCAATCAGCCTACTTGATCCCATTCTCCCcaacccatcctccctccctatgCCCCTTCAGGCACCTCTCACACCCTAGTGCAAATAGGAGTAGTGGAACCAGTTTCACCTATCAAGGAAGGGGTTTCTATTCCAATTATTTCCTTAACCAGAGAAAAACTTGGTGATTCTCAATCTCAGAAGATTCAACTAATTTATACTCAATAACATGTTCAAGATGGTCATTTCCCCACTGTAATCCCGGTGCTAGACAAGGGagactggttctcagccctcaACCTCCAAGATGCATACTTCATTACAATTCATCCAGCATAGAGATGCTTCCCTCACTTTACAGTGGGCCCCAAATACaaccagttctgggtgccaccatttggcTTATCTATAACTTCTGTTTGTCCACTCAGTCCTGTCTAAAATCTGTAGCAAGGCAATCAGTAGGTGTTCGTAATTCTTCATGTAGTATGTATACGTATATTTCACAATGAGATTAATTACTAGTGTGATACAAGTTTTAATTTGAAATCTTGCAAGACATTTTTTGAATAAACACTGTGAAACCACTGTGGAAAGTGTAATGAGTTTGTCAGGCCTGAAAACAGTGAACCCTTGGCCAGTTAGCACGAAGTGATTTTTGCGGTCCCGGCAGTAACATATTGATCTCTTGGGAATGCACATCACCAACTCCTTTTGTCCCTGCCTTGCCTATGAGGGGATGGAGAGCATAGGGTACAGCTTCCCATGTGCACTTCCATCCATAGACATGGGTATATGACCCAACCCCTCCGCtttgctcctgctccaccccttacTCAGAGCCCTGTCCCTTACCCCATTCCCTGAGCCAGAGGATTACCGGGAGGcctggcatgggcagcagcagggatcgcTCTTGACAGCACTCACCATGGTGGCAGAAGCTGGAGCAATGCGTGGTGGTGGGAACTGGGCTGGAGTACTTtgcttcctgccactgcaggAAGGCCTAGGGTTAGAGAGGGCCGTGGGGCAGGATAAAGCAGAGTAGGCTGCCAGGTCACTGGCTACTGCCACTAGTGAGTACGTGGGAGGACCCTGTGATAAGCCCCCTGCTAATTCCTTGGGCCCTGTCCATAGAATGGTTGAggcagctgctgtggggctcctcaAAGCTCAGGGTCTGGGACAGCTGGGATGGCCACCCCGAACCATCCAGTGGGTGGGATGGCTCTGAAGGTCAAGTGCTCCTCCAGCAGTTGGCCTAGGCAAGGAGAAGGGAAGCTGCCCTCCTCCCAATCAAGTTTAGCTTATGGGGACAGTGGTTGAGTGAGCTGGACCTCTGCCCCTCCAGCATGCATGgactttgctcctgtctccagAAGTTGCAGTGGGCAGGGAATGGGCTGCTGGTGGCTGAGGTAGTCTTTCCAAGCTCAGTTTCCTCTTGCCTTGAATAAAAGTCCACGTTTTCACCTTTCTTGGAGGTCCCTACCCTTAAGTAGAGCAATACAGAAAGGAATGGTTTTCCTAGGAGAGGTCAGCCCTGTGGCCAGAAATCCTGGAAACTAGGCAGTTCACTGTTGCCATCTCCTGGTGACAAGAGAGAAGAGGAGCAGAGAATGGTTGGGGAACTCCTGAGGAGAGAGGCTTTACTGAGAAGGGAGCTGTCTACTGGTTCAGTCTGTCAGGggaaatgacagaacaagccaggCCCCATTTGCATTTCAGTTACGTAACGGTGTGGAGCATTTTGGTTAAAATACAGTTAAGTTTTGAGTTTGGGGGCAAATAGCTGTTGCTGGCTTTATTAGGAAAGAAAAGGATAAGAGATCTCCACCAAACATGGCAAGTGggtatgtaaaatcctgtttaatcagttaaccggttaaccacttaaacgggCAGGCCTGGTTGGAACAGCCTGTAGTGTGGTgagcctggccaggctgaagcCGCCCCTGCCCTTCGCACAGCGGgttcatagaaccacagagctggaagagaccttagaaggtcaagtccagccccctgctctaggcaggaccaatcccaactaaatcaatccagccagggctttgtcaagccgagacttaaacacctctagggttgctctggccaggccagacTTGCTGCGGGCGGGGACTGCTGCAACCAGACCGGGACCACCACATCACACCGTGAGTAGGGGTTTGCTCCGGCTGGGCCTGGCCCACTGCGCTGTATCATGGTtgggtagggagctgctccaacccagccGGGCCCCCAGTTAATtggtaaccgataagcatcacccagtaggggctatgcttaccagttaaccaccAATATCCCTAATGGCAAGGGTCACCCTGACAGAGAATGGAATCATGTATGGTTGGGTGATAAGGGAGCCCAGTGAGTGTTAGCAAAAGGAGTTG
Protein-coding sequences here:
- the LOC142825186 gene encoding uncharacterized protein LOC142825186, with protein sequence MNKADYNQEATRQLSNTTFYKPLSSDPTSEYQKKLLCLLKSLPTATREQIHTETPSDPRPGFFYLLPKIHKPGHPGCPIISGIGTLTTGLSSYVDSLLKPYATNTPSYLRDTTDFLRKLQNIDNLPNNTILATMDVEALYTNIPHEDGLQAIRNTIPEDTTANLVADLCNFVLTHNYFQFENNLYLQISGTAMGTRMAPQSANIFMADLEQRFLNSRPLLPLLYLRYIDDIFMIWTHGQETLETFHRDFNNLHPTINLGLDHSTREIHFLDTTVQINNGKLDTTLYRKPTDSYSYLHASSSHPAHTIRSIIYSQALRYNRICSNSTDRGQKLQDLYQAFINLNYPPGEIKKQIERAKRIPRNHLLQDRPKKTNNRTPLVITYSSQLIPVQHIINRLQPILEQDTKLQEALGDRPIVSYRQPPNLKMILTNNHRTYHTNTNPGTFPCNKGKVCLSTYSLC